The DNA segment TTCGCGTCTGAGCCCGGCGGAACGACGAAGGCGCTGGAGTTCGTCTTTATGAAATCACCCATGCCTGCGCCGCCTTTCCCGCGTCTCAAAGAATCGGCCCAGCGCCGCCGTGTAAGTTTCATTGGTGCGAAGCTGAATGGAATCAATCCTCGCCGAGAGGAGCAACCGGCGCAGCTCGTTCTGCGCTTTGACCTGGCGCTCCTGAAACGCCTTGCGCTTTCGTTCGTCGCCGGTGTTGATCTCCACGACTTCGCCCGTTTCCGCGTCCTTCAAGACCAGATAACCGAGCGCGGGCAATTCCTGCTCGAAACGGTCCACGATCTGAACGGCCACGACATCATGGCGGCGGTTGGCCTGCCGCAGAGTGGTGAACGAGGTCTGGGCGAGCGTCTCGGAAAGAATGACGCGGCGGCGCAGGTGAGCGGCCATCTCCGCCCGCGTGGGATGCGTCTGGCCGAGAAAATCCGAGAGGACCACCACAATCGCCCGATGCCGCGTGACGCGCATGAGAAACTCCAGCGCGGTGTTAAGGTCTGTGCCCTTGCGCCGCGGCTCATAAAATAGAATTTCCCGGATCACGCGCAACACGTGCCGCCGGCCTTTGCGGGGCGGAATGAACTTCTCCACGCCCTCGGTGAACAAAATCAGGCCGACCTTGTCGTTGTTGCGGATGGCGGAGAACGCGAGCACGGAGGCGATCTCGGCGGCGAGTTCGCGCTTGGATTGGTCCCGCGAACCGAACAACCCGGACGCGCTCATGTCCACGACGAGCATGACCGTCAATTCCCGTTCCTCGACGAATTTCTTGATGAACGGATGGTTCATCCGGGCGGTGACGTTCCAATCGATGAACCGCACTTCGTCGCCGGGCTGGTATTCGCGCACTTCGTCGAAATTCATGCCCTGGCCTTTGAAGACGCTGTGGTACTGACCGGCCAGCGTTTCGTTCACGAGGCGAATCGACCGAAGTTCGATCTGGCGGATTTTTTTCAATATCTCGCGAGGGATCATGGCTTGGAAGTCTGAATCCTGCGTAGCGCGATTCGGCTAAAACGCCGGATATGTGGGTCTGGATCATCAGCCAGTTCTTTGAGTTGAGGGAGGAACGGTGCGGCATTGGTTCCTAGGTACGCCAAGGAATAGGCGAGCGGACCTCTATTCGTAGAATGCAGAGCTTTCCCCAGTGCTTCGGTCAATCCCGCATCGTTCGGATTCCTGTTCCAAAGGGCCAAGGTCGCGACGATTCGCCACCATTCGTTTGTGTGTTGGAGCATGGCCGCCAGAGTGGGAGTCGCCGCATCCGGAGTCTCACCGCAGTGTGCCAATGCCCGTGCGGCAGCAACCCGGATTTGGTCGTCCTCGTCGTTCAGAAGTGAAACCAAAGCCGGAGTTGCTGAACGTGCCGCTTGACCAATCAATCCCAGAGACTGGATGGCTCCAAGACGGTCCCGTCGATCACTCCGAGCGATTTGCGACAAAAGCTCGACGGCATTGCTCGCCGCCGGCCCGATTAATCCAAATGCCTGGACGGCTGGAGTGCTCGCCTTTTCGTTGGCATCCGCAGCAAGCCGAATAAGCTCAGGGATGGCAGGCGCTGCGGGCGGGCCGATGAACCACAACGCCTGGGCCGCCTGGCTGCGGATGGAAGGACTGTCATCGCTCAACAAAGCGCGAATGCGTGGCACAGCCTTGGCCACCGAAGGCTTTCGAGTCGGCTGCCTGGAATCCAAGTTTAGCCGCTGCGTCGTTCCGACGTATCCAAGCATTTCCAACGCAGTCATACACCGCCAGGAGTAGTAGGATTCAGGCCGTGGGCTGCCCAAGATTCTGTCGAGGCGTTTGGGAAGCAAATTCAGCGCTAGCTGCCGAGCCTTGTCGAGGCCTGATGGATGTGGATTCAGACGACGAATCAAGAAAGGCACCGTCCGGCCCTCCATCTGGGCGAAGGCTTGGATGATGTCCGTCCGTGGAGTTGTGTCATTAAGCGCCTCCTCGAACCATTCGCGGACGGACTTCCCGCGAGAAGAAGGTTCAAGCCATCTGGGAAGCGAAGCAATCAATAGCAAACACAGCGCAAGCAGAGGGGCAACCCAAAACCATTTCTCAGACGTCCAACGGCGTTCCTCGTGCTGTCTCTGAATTCGATTTGGAATCTGGGGAATCATGCAGCCAATCTCAAATCTCAAATTTGATATTTGAAATCCGCATCACGGGACGGGCAGTTCATCGAAGATCTTCTGGATGACGGTCTCGCTTGTCTTGTCCTCGGCTTCGGCTTCGTAGGTGATCGTGACGCGGTGCCGGAGCACGTCCATGCCGATGCTCTTGACGTCTTGCGGCGTCACGTAGCCGCGGCCGCGCAGGAAGGCGAACGCTTTGGCGGCGAGCGTCAGCGAGATCGTCGCGCGCGGGGAGGCGCCCAGTTGAATGAATTCTTTCACCGCGATTTTGTAGGGCTCGGGGTCGCGCGTGGCGCAGACCAGATCGACAATGTAATCCTTCACTTTGTCGTCCACGTAGATGTCGTTGATCACGCGGCGGGCGGAGAGAATTTGCTCGGCATCGACCACGGGTTGCGCTTCGGGAATGTTCGTGGTGCGCGCCATCAATTCCAGAATCTGGCGTTCCTCGGCGCGGGAGGGATAAACGATTTTGAGCTTGAGCATGAAGCGATCGACCTGGGCTTCGGGCAGCGGATAGGTGCCTTCCTGTTCGATCGGGTTTTGCGTGGCCAGGACCAGGAAAGGCTCCTGCAAATGGAAGGTTTGTTCGCCAATGGTGACCTGTTTTTCCTGCATGGCTTCGAGCAAGGCGCTCTGGACTTTGGCCGGCGCGCGATTGATTTCGTCCGCCAGCACCAGGTTGGCAAAGATCGGGCCCTGGCGCGTCGTGAAGCTGCCGGATTGCGGATTGTAAATCTGCGTGCCGATCACGTCCGCCGGCAGCATGTCCGGCGTGAATTGCAGGCGGGAAAATTTCACGTTCAAGCACGCCGCCAGCGATTTGACGGACAGGGTTTTCGCCAACCCCGGCACGCCTTCGAGCAGAATATGGCCGTTGGCCAGCAGGCCGATCGCCAGTCGCTCCAGCAGGTATTTCTGCCCGACGATGATTTTGTTCAGTTCGTTGAAAAGAGGATGGACGAAGGCGCTCGCCCGTTGCACTTGTTCGTTGATTGCGGTGATGCCCGTATTCATGCGCGCGGGATAATAAGACGAAAGCGGCGGGTTGGACAAGTCGGCCGACAACAAAGAGCTTTCCTGCTCCGGGCGTTGCCCGTATGGTTCCGCCGCTGAAAAATCGAGCATGCGGAACGACGCTCACAGCATTCGAGAGAATCTGAGCCGGCGCGGATCGGCGTATGCCGTACTGGCCGTGTCTCTGCTTTCAACCGGAATTCTCTACTTCCAACTCCGCAGCCACGTCGAATCCCGCGATCAAAAGCGGTTCGATGACGCGGTGAGCGCCCTGTTCAACACGGCCCAACTCTACCTGGACTTCCATCTGGAAGTTTTGCGAGGCGTGCGCGGAATGTTTCTCACGAGCAAACTGGCGATTCAGGAGGAGTGGAAGAAATACTTTGCGGCGCGCAACCTGGCCGACAGCTATCCCGGCATCCTGGCGGTTGGCTTTGCCCAACGCGTGCCGGACGCGGATCGAGACCAGCACGTGTCCGCCATGCGCGCGAGGAATCCCGCTTATCGCATCAAGCCCGAAGCGAAACGGAGCGAGTACTTCCCAATCCTTTATCTCGAGGATATTCGTCAGCACGCCCACATGCCGCTGGGTTGGGACGCGTTTTCAGACCCGCAGCGCCGCCTGGCCATGGAGCGGGCCCGGGACACCGGCGAACCCGTTTCGACGGGAAAGACTTCGCTCAGCCGCGTCCGCCGGCCCCCGGAACCAGGGTTCATCGTGTACCTGCCGATCCACGGCCGACGGGGTTATTACCACCAACATGGATGGAAGGATCGTCCTCATTAACAAGGTCGCGGAGAACTTAACCGGCTGGGGGTTGAAAGCGTTGGGGCGGAAAATCATCGAGGTGTTCTTTCTGGTCGATGAACAAACCCGGGAACACGTCGAGAACCCGGTCGAACGCGTCCTGCAAACCGGAAAGGTTCTCGATCTCCCCACCGAGGCGCTTCTGCTCGCACGGGACGACGAGGAACGCGCGGTGGCCGCGCGGGCCGCGCCTATTTTCGACGCCGCCGGACAAATCAGCGGAGCGGTGCTGGTTTTTCAAGACGTGACCGAGAAACAGAAGCTGGAGGTGGAAATGGTGAAAGCGAGCCGAATCGAATCCCTCGGCTTGCTCGCCGGCGGCATCGCGCACGACTTCAACAACATCATGACCGGAATCCTCGGCAACGTTTCGCTGGCCCGCATGTTCGCTCCAGCCGAACCGGAACTGCAGGAGCGCCTGGAACAGGCGGAAAAAGCCTGCTTGCGAGCCCGGGATTTGACCCAGCAACTGCTGGCCTTCGCCAAAGGCGGCAACCTTCTCAAACGCACCGCGTCCTTGAGCGAGCTGATTGCCGCTGCTGGGCGGGGTGGGATTGGCCACGGCTTATTTGATCATCAAGAAGCACGGCGGCGTCATCCAGGTGGAATCCGAGCTGGGGGTCGGGACGCGATTCGAGGTTTATCTTCCGGTTTCGACTCATGCCCGCGCGCATCCGAAGCCGGCGTTGCTCCAGCCTCCCACCGGATCGGGCAGAATTCTGGTCATGGATGACGATGCGTCGGTTCGGGAGCTGGTCATGGCGGCTTTGAGCTGGCTCGGATACGAAGTCGAATTAGCCAGAGACGGCGCCGAAACCATCCGGAGATATTCCGAAGCGCTGGAGGCCCAACGCCCGTTTGCGGCCGTCATTCTGGATC comes from the Verrucomicrobiota bacterium genome and includes:
- a CDS encoding PAS domain S-box protein: MDGRIVLINKVAENLTGWGLKALGRKIIEVFFLVDEQTREHVENPVERVLQTGKVLDLPTEALLLARDDEERAVAARAAPIFDAAGQISGAVLVFQDVTEKQKLEVEMVKASRIESLGLLAGGIAHDFNNIMTGILGNVSLARMFAPAEPELQERLEQAEKACLRARDLTQQLLAFAKGGNLLKRTASLSELIAAAGRGGIGHGLFDHQEARRRHPGGIRAGGRDAIRGLSSGFDSCPRASEAGVAPASHRIGQNSGHG
- a CDS encoding MoxR family ATPase, encoding MNTGITAINEQVQRASAFVHPLFNELNKIIVGQKYLLERLAIGLLANGHILLEGVPGLAKTLSVKSLAACLNVKFSRLQFTPDMLPADVIGTQIYNPQSGSFTTRQGPIFANLVLADEINRAPAKVQSALLEAMQEKQVTIGEQTFHLQEPFLVLATQNPIEQEGTYPLPEAQVDRFMLKLKIVYPSRAEERQILELMARTTNIPEAQPVVDAEQILSARRVINDIYVDDKVKDYIVDLVCATRDPEPYKIAVKEFIQLGASPRATISLTLAAKAFAFLRGRGYVTPQDVKSIGMDVLRHRVTITYEAEAEDKTSETVIQKIFDELPVP
- a CDS encoding HEAT repeat domain-containing protein, producing the protein MIPQIPNRIQRQHEERRWTSEKWFWVAPLLALCLLLIASLPRWLEPSSRGKSVREWFEEALNDTTPRTDIIQAFAQMEGRTVPFLIRRLNPHPSGLDKARQLALNLLPKRLDRILGSPRPESYYSWRCMTALEMLGYVGTTQRLNLDSRQPTRKPSVAKAVPRIRALLSDDSPSIRSQAAQALWFIGPPAAPAIPELIRLAADANEKASTPAVQAFGLIGPAASNAVELLSQIARSDRRDRLGAIQSLGLIGQAARSATPALVSLLNDEDDQIRVAAARALAHCGETPDAATPTLAAMLQHTNEWWRIVATLALWNRNPNDAGLTEALGKALHSTNRGPLAYSLAYLGTNAAPFLPQLKELADDPDPHIRRFSRIALRRIQTSKP
- a CDS encoding DUF58 domain-containing protein, which gives rise to MIPREILKKIRQIELRSIRLVNETLAGQYHSVFKGQGMNFDEVREYQPGDEVRFIDWNVTARMNHPFIKKFVEERELTVMLVVDMSASGLFGSRDQSKRELAAEIASVLAFSAIRNNDKVGLILFTEGVEKFIPPRKGRRHVLRVIREILFYEPRRKGTDLNTALEFLMRVTRHRAIVVVLSDFLGQTHPTRAEMAAHLRRRVILSETLAQTSFTTLRQANRRHDVVAVQIVDRFEQELPALGYLVLKDAETGEVVEINTGDERKRKAFQERQVKAQNELRRLLLSARIDSIQLRTNETYTAALGRFFETRERRRRHG